The following proteins come from a genomic window of Candidatus Methanoperedens sp.:
- a CDS encoding adenosylcobalamin-dependent ribonucleoside-diphosphate reductase yields the protein MPQEIRKRDGRIVDFDRAKIAKAIFKAFIATKSHNGERTEDLAGQVVELLDKRITGIPGVEDVQDAVEEVLIKNGYTGIAKAYILYREKRAQIRKAKEFFGVRDELKMSVNAVHVLERRYLLKDDNGEVLETPLQLFERIAKAVALDPESEEEFLKVLVNLEFLPNTPTLMNAGTDIGQLSACFVIPVDDSLISIFDAVKSMALIQQSGGGTGFSFSRLRPKGDIVKSTQGVASGPVSFMRVFDTTTDIIKQGGKRRGANMGILRADHPDIIEFITAKTKEGFLTNFNISVAVDDKFMNAVREDSDYELINPRNRNVVKKVKARDIWNLIITMAWRTGDPGIIFIDEINRHNPTPRIGEIESTNPCGELPLLPYESCNLGSVNLAKIVKNGSIDWEKLEKTVNIGIRFLDNIIDINKYPLPRIEEITKANRKIGLGVMGFADMLVQLGIPYDSDEALETAEEVMSFIQEKSHASSEKLAQVRGAFPNFPGSIYEKPIRNATVTTVAPTGTISIIGGCSSGIEPLFAVSFVRNVLEGTKLIEVNPYFEAVAKDRGFYSEELMMKIAKTGTLAGIKEIPDEVKRVFVTAFDIAPRWHVKMQAAFQKYSDNAVSKTINFPNDVDIKEVEKAFMLAYELKCKGITVYRYGSKSRQVLYLGDSVDKYVSVDSEYSGGCAAPVCPV from the coding sequence CTGCCGCAGGAAATACGGAAAAGAGATGGAAGAATAGTAGATTTTGACAGGGCAAAGATAGCTAAAGCCATTTTTAAGGCATTTATAGCAACAAAAAGCCACAACGGTGAAAGAACAGAAGACCTTGCAGGCCAGGTTGTGGAACTTCTTGATAAGAGAATCACCGGAATACCCGGCGTAGAAGATGTGCAGGACGCTGTAGAGGAAGTTTTAATTAAAAACGGGTATACCGGCATCGCAAAAGCATACATATTATACAGGGAAAAGCGGGCCCAGATCAGGAAAGCCAAAGAATTCTTTGGTGTGCGGGATGAGCTGAAAATGAGTGTAAATGCTGTGCATGTCCTTGAGCGGCGCTACCTGTTAAAAGATGATAATGGGGAAGTTCTGGAGACCCCTTTGCAGCTCTTTGAAAGAATTGCAAAGGCTGTGGCTCTTGACCCTGAATCTGAGGAGGAATTCTTAAAAGTACTTGTGAACCTTGAATTTCTTCCGAACACACCCACTCTTATGAACGCAGGCACTGACATCGGACAGCTCTCTGCGTGTTTTGTGATCCCGGTAGATGACTCACTGATAAGCATTTTTGATGCCGTGAAAAGCATGGCGTTGATCCAGCAATCAGGCGGAGGGACAGGATTTTCCTTCTCACGCTTAAGGCCAAAAGGAGATATTGTAAAATCCACACAAGGGGTTGCTTCAGGTCCTGTTTCATTCATGAGGGTATTTGATACTACGACTGACATAATCAAACAGGGGGGGAAAAGACGCGGCGCAAATATGGGAATACTGAGGGCTGATCATCCGGATATTATTGAATTTATCACTGCAAAAACAAAGGAAGGATTCCTTACAAATTTCAATATATCAGTAGCTGTTGATGATAAGTTCATGAATGCGGTCAGGGAGGATAGCGATTATGAATTGATCAACCCCCGGAACCGGAACGTCGTGAAGAAAGTTAAAGCGCGTGATATCTGGAACCTTATAATAACGATGGCATGGAGAACAGGGGATCCTGGAATTATATTCATAGATGAGATCAACAGGCACAATCCCACGCCCCGCATAGGGGAGATCGAAAGCACGAATCCATGCGGTGAACTTCCTTTATTGCCTTATGAATCCTGCAACCTGGGCTCGGTAAACCTTGCTAAAATTGTGAAAAATGGTTCTATTGATTGGGAAAAGCTGGAAAAAACCGTAAATATCGGGATCAGGTTCCTTGATAATATAATTGATATCAATAAATATCCCCTTCCCCGGATCGAGGAAATTACAAAGGCGAACAGGAAAATCGGCCTCGGAGTAATGGGTTTTGCCGATATGCTGGTTCAACTGGGAATTCCTTATGATTCCGATGAAGCATTGGAAACTGCAGAAGAAGTGATGAGTTTCATCCAGGAAAAATCACATGCATCATCTGAAAAATTGGCGCAGGTCCGGGGCGCGTTTCCAAATTTTCCTGGAAGTATATATGAAAAACCCATACGTAACGCTACGGTAACAACAGTCGCGCCCACAGGTACAATAAGTATTATAGGTGGATGTTCAAGCGGTATCGAGCCTCTCTTTGCTGTTTCTTTTGTCAGGAACGTACTTGAGGGCACAAAACTCATTGAAGTAAATCCTTATTTTGAAGCCGTAGCGAAAGATAGGGGATTTTATAGTGAAGAACTGATGATGAAAATCGCAAAGACTGGAACGCTTGCAGGAATAAAAGAGATACCTGATGAAGTTAAACGGGTTTTTGTGACCGCTTTCGATATAGCTCCCCGGTGGCATGTGAAAATGCAGGCTGCATTCCAGAAATATAGCGATAATGCGGTTTCAAAGACCATAAATTTCCCGAATGACGTGGATATCAAGGAAGTCGAAAAAGCGTTCATGCTCGCTTATGAATTAAAATGCAAGGGGATCACAGTATACAGGTATGGAAGTAAATCCAGGCAGGTTTTGTACCTGGGGGATTCAGTGGATAAATATGTGTCTGTGGACTCTGAATATTCAGGAGGTTGCGCAGCGCCTGTGTGTCCGGTGTGA
- a CDS encoding signal peptidase I, whose translation MLLLYLGLIILIVAGIWKVFVKAGQPGWAAIIPIYNIYILLKIACKPGWWLILYIIPLVNIIIAIIVTSNISKNFGKGTGFTIGLILLPFIFYPILGFSDATYKKC comes from the coding sequence ATGTTATTATTGTATTTAGGATTGATAATTTTAATTGTTGCAGGTATATGGAAGGTGTTCGTTAAAGCTGGACAACCTGGGTGGGCAGCTATAATTCCCATATATAATATTTACATTCTTCTAAAAATTGCATGCAAGCCCGGATGGTGGTTAATTTTATATATAATTCCATTAGTGAATATTATTATTGCGATAATCGTTACAAGCAATATATCTAAGAACTTTGGAAAAGGAACTGGTTTTACTATAGGTCTTATTTTACTTCCTTTCATTTTCTATCCAATACTCGGTTTCAGTGATGCGACATACAAAAAATGTTAA
- a CDS encoding NAD(P)/FAD-dependent oxidoreductase, whose amino-acid sequence MDYFFFLHLTLHIFLLDDLIRGLFMKYDVVIIGAGPAGSIAAEKLSASGHKTLIIDPCNKKKICAGVLTAQYARKYEVNGNYVEREIKGVRLSFKGIKGEISYRNTVEYSINRDSFDAFNLARAVNNGSELKKNLVLSINEKDSCAKIHTEKDIVLTDYVIVAAGVSELSQLYGGTKQYAYCTQQIKYQEPGDFFEMDLFPGGYSWIVPKKKNVVSGTSSNKDYPDIPGERGLIPINGPVKRTFSNRTILAGDAAGFVSSFDGEGIYYARRSGEIAAEVLPDVISGNNPLSEYEKVWKREFDFLSMVKISRLLSNNIILEAFVREIRDNERFNKVVEDILTKETDKNKTGYIFSLIRKLI is encoded by the coding sequence ATGGATTACTTCTTCTTTTTGCATTTGACTTTGCATATATTTTTACTGGACGACTTGATTCGAGGTTTGTTCATGAAATATGATGTGGTTATAATAGGCGCAGGTCCGGCAGGCTCAATTGCAGCCGAAAAACTATCCGCATCGGGCCATAAAACACTGATAATTGATCCATGTAATAAGAAAAAGATATGTGCCGGCGTACTAACTGCCCAATATGCAAGAAAGTATGAAGTAAATGGGAATTATGTTGAGCGGGAAATAAAGGGAGTCAGGTTATCTTTCAAAGGGATAAAGGGGGAAATCTCTTACAGGAACACTGTTGAATATTCCATAAATCGCGATTCTTTTGATGCATTCAATCTTGCCCGTGCGGTAAATAATGGAAGTGAATTGAAAAAAAATCTCGTATTATCGATCAATGAAAAGGACTCATGTGCAAAAATACATACAGAAAAAGATATTGTCCTTACAGATTATGTTATCGTTGCTGCAGGAGTATCAGAGCTGAGCCAGCTTTACGGGGGAACAAAGCAATATGCATATTGTACACAGCAGATAAAATACCAGGAACCAGGTGATTTTTTCGAAATGGATCTTTTTCCGGGTGGATATTCATGGATCGTACCAAAAAAGAAAAATGTCGTTTCAGGAACATCCTCCAATAAAGACTATCCTGATATTCCCGGAGAAAGAGGGCTTATTCCGATAAACGGGCCTGTTAAGAGGACGTTTTCCAACCGTACAATTCTTGCGGGTGATGCTGCCGGCTTCGTATCATCTTTTGATGGGGAAGGAATATATTATGCACGGCGCTCAGGTGAAATAGCGGCAGAAGTCTTGCCGGATGTGATTTCTGGAAATAATCCATTATCAGAATATGAAAAAGTCTGGAAAAGAGAATTTGATTTCCTGTCAATGGTAAAAATTTCAAGATTATTGTCCAACAATATAATCCTGGAAGCTTTTGTAAGGGAAATCAGGGATAATGAGAGATTTAATAAGGTTGTAGAGGATATTCTGACAAAGGAAACTGATAAAAATAAAACCGGATATATATTTTCATTGATCCGGAAATTGATATGA
- the artA gene encoding archaeosortase A, which translates to MIESIIWLALGLLIIASLIPLHNKIKLPLAGVSWLFFSIHWIFQWQHYYELEDYVNVSLTIFAAFFSIFIGYLMIKKDRRLFGKINGIDTLASISMMTTAVAISGISYFLFSGIPSMNSWIISTVTDQTVWTGSILGITITRLDWNLIAVNGYKVEIILACTAIESIALFIGIIASANAPIKRLAPAFIISVPVIYGLNLIRNVFVVDAYGMMWFGDPEMSFYIAHTVIAKIGSLIALFLVAYAVLKILPEIIDMIDGVLNLVGGIFKNDG; encoded by the coding sequence ATGATAGAAAGTATAATCTGGCTGGCGCTTGGATTGCTTATTATAGCTTCGCTTATACCGCTTCATAATAAGATCAAACTTCCTCTTGCAGGAGTAAGCTGGCTGTTTTTTTCAATACACTGGATTTTCCAGTGGCAGCATTATTATGAACTGGAAGATTACGTCAATGTATCCCTGACGATCTTTGCAGCGTTTTTCAGCATTTTCATAGGTTATCTTATGATAAAAAAGGACAGGAGATTGTTTGGTAAAATAAATGGGATAGACACACTGGCCTCTATTTCTATGATGACCACAGCTGTCGCAATTAGTGGTATTTCTTATTTTCTCTTCTCCGGGATCCCTTCAATGAATTCATGGATAATCTCGACAGTCACTGACCAGACCGTATGGACCGGATCGATCCTTGGAATAACGATAACAAGGCTTGACTGGAACCTGATAGCAGTGAATGGCTATAAAGTGGAAATAATCCTTGCATGTACGGCTATTGAAAGTATAGCATTATTTATCGGGATAATAGCAAGTGCCAACGCCCCGATAAAGAGGCTGGCTCCGGCTTTCATTATCTCAGTTCCCGTAATATATGGTTTAAATCTTATAAGAAACGTTTTTGTAGTTGATGCTTACGGGATGATGTGGTTTGGCGATCCGGAAATGAGTTTTTATATCGCACACACCGTAATAGCAAAAATAGGTTCATTGATCGCATTATTCCTGGTAGCTTATGCTGTCCTTAAAATCCTTCCGGAGATAATCGATATGATCGATGGCGTCCTGAACCTTGTGGGAGGAATTTTTAAGAATGATGGCTAA